Genomic window (Sporocytophaga myxococcoides):
TCTAATATGTCTTTTGCTCAGATCCACGGCCCAACAACGGAAAACTCAGGAGGTTCGGTGGACAACTGGATGCTCAAACCAGGATCCCAGTGGAGATCATATACCTACCCTGTAATAAATTATTTAGGTTCTGATACTGTCACGGCAACAGGGGCTCACCTTATTGCTCCCTCTGCTCCTGGTGGAAACGTATTTTATATTGGAGGACATGATTATTCAAAAAGCGGAGGAAAGAATAATACAACTCCAAATCTGACCAATCTTACTAATGTTAATGCTTTGCGATTATATCTCAACGCAGCTCTGATCCCCAGCGGGAACACGCATGGAGTCTGGGCTAATGCTGGTCCTGCGAGCCATGTGTTAAGCTGTAAAGGAGATGTTCAGTTAGGCTGTACTCAATCAGGCCCTCCTGGTTCCACCTTTCTATGGTCTCCTCCGACCGGACTAAGTTGTACAACATGTCCTAATCCTATTGCCAGTCCAGCTGTTACAACAACATATACTTTAAAAGTTTCCAATACCTGCATAGCTATAGATACTGTAAGAGTTATTGTAGGTCCAAAGCCTGTTGCACAATTTTCTAGTACTGTTGTTTGCGCTGGACAAGCCACCAGTTTTACTAATCAATCTTCCAATTCAACCTTTTGGCAATGGCATTTTGGAGATCCTTCATCAGGACCTAATAATACCTCTTCACTAAAAAACCCTTCTCACATCTTTACGGCCTCTGGTGATTATACCGTTACGCTTATTTCCGGAACAGATCCGAGCTGCGCTGATACCATAAAAAAACTGGTGACTGTGAAGTCTCTTCCTGATGTAAAGGTAAATTCGGATACTATTTGTCAGGGACAATCTCTATTGTTAATAGCTTCAGGAGGAACTTCATACTCCTGGTCAAACGGTGCTACCACCGCTTCCATCACAGTAAAACCGTCAGTCAGTGTAAATTATATTGTCACAGGTACATTAAATGGTTGCTCATCAAATGATACAGCAAGAGTAACCATCAGTCCATCCATGATTCCTTCCACTGAAACCAGCAATGTAAGTTGCTTTGGAAGCACTGATGGATCTGCTGTTGTTAGTATTACCGGGGGTATTCCGGAATACTCCTATCATTGGAATACTAATCCTGCACAAACAACGGCAGAAGCAACGGGATTATCAGCCGGAAATTATGCGGTCATAATTAAAGATATAGCTGGATGTTCAGCTGTTGCTTCTGTAACAATCACAGAGCCGCCTGTACTTAATGCAACAGTAGTTACCAATAAAGCAACCTGCAACAGCGAAGATGGTTCGGCTGTAGTTAGTGTTTCCGGTGGAACACCTTCTTATACCTATAGTTGGAATACGAATCCTATACAAACCTCTGCCCAGGCAACAAATCTCTCTTCAGGAAACTATATCGCAACTATTACTGATGCAAAAGGATGTACGACTTCAGTACCTGCATCAATCGAGGCCTTGCATCTGATGACATTAAGTACTACGATTCAGAATGTAAGATGTAACGGAGGATCGGATGGCTATGCTGAAGTAACACCAACAGGAGGAACGCCTTTCTATACCTATCAATGGAATACAGCACCTGTCCAAAACACACCTCAGGCCTCCAATCTTCAAGCTGGCTCCTACACCGTTAGCGTAACCGATGCGAATGGCTGCACCATATCATCAACTATAACAATTGAAGAGCCTTCGCCAATATCAGTTTCAATGCAGAGGTCTAATCCTACCTGCATTTCAAAAGGGAGTGCCACTGTTTCTGCAACAGGAGGCATTCCCCCCTATTCGTATCAATGGAATACAGTACCTGAACAAACAACAGTGACAGCAACCGCCTTATCTCCAGGAACCTACACTGTAACTGTTACAGATATTCATAATTGTCAATATTTTGAAAACATACTTTTAAGCGTTCCACCACAGCCTGTTGCTGATTTTAATTTTAATAATACTTGTATTGGAAATATTACTGAATTCACAGACAACTCAACTGTATCCTATGGAGAAATTATAAGCAGAGAATGGAACTTTGGTAATTATATTGCCGGAAGCAGAAATTCTTCTACAGAAAAAAAAACAGATCATCTTTACGATTCGACCGGCATATTCAATACACAATTAATTGTTACCACCGATCTGGGTTGTAAGGATACCATTATAAAACCTGTAGAAGTATATCCAAAACCAATTGTAAATTTCGGTGAATTTAAACAAGGTTGTGAAGCTGTTTGTGTGGACTTAAAAGATTCTTCTTCTATTTCCAATGGCTTTATTCAAAGCTGGTCATGGGATTTCGGAGATCCAACCAGCCCGGCTAATACCTCCATTATACAAAATCCCACTCATTGTTACAAGCAACCGGGAAGCTACAAGGTAACGCTAAAGGTAACCTCCAATCAAGGTTGTTCTAATCAGTTAACTATCCCAGACATTGTCAAAGTTTATAAAGCTCCGACAGTGGACCTGGGGCCAGACCAAAAGATTTGCAGGGAAACAGAAGTTAATGCACAAAGAATATTAAATGCTGGTGCAGGTAGAAAATATTTGTGGCAACCATCAGGAGATACTTCACAGTTCTTATTTGTTAATGCACCGGGCACCTATAAAGTTACTGTAACGGACGAGAATAATTGTTCTGCAACAGAACTTGTAAACGTGAGAGAAGTATGTCCTCCAAGGCTTTTTATCGGGAATGCGTTTAGCCCTGATAGCGATGGAATAAATGATCGATATAATCTGTACAGTGCGCATGTTGGAAAATTTCAGATGTTAATTTTTAATCGATGGGGTGAAATTATATTCGAATCAAGAAGCCCGGATCACCACTGGGATGGAGTATATAGGGATGAACCTATGCCTGTTGGAGTTTATGCATGGATTATAACCTACGAGGGAGACTCTGAGGAATATAGAGGTCCTTATAAATTAGAAGGAAGTGTTACAGTTGTCAGATAGTAAAAAATGCATCAGAGAGTAAGATTACCACTTATCCTTATTTTATTGGTAAGCCTCTCGTTCGGCTCATGCCAAAGAGAAAGGTATCGGAAAGACAGGAAAAACCGACTAAGCAGGCATACTATTAAAGCAAGTGATTATCTTGCTAAGCAGGCTATTGAGCTTACCCAGGAAAACATTGATAACCGGGAGAGTACTGAAAAAAAAGACCGGAAACGACAAGAGAAACAACAAAAGGAACTAAATGAAGCTAATAAAAGAACAAGCAAGGTAGCACAGGTTAAGAAACACAAGGGGAATTTCAAATTTTATTAAGTATATGATATTGGGGGGATCTATTCGTTCGTTATATATACTTTTGCTGTGCTGGATGTTTAATCTGAATTACTGCAGCTCTCAGGATATTCAATATTCTCAGTTTTATGCCAATGTATTGTATTTAAACCCAGCATTTGCAGGAAATGCACATGCTCTCAGAGGCATCTATCATCAGCGCGTACAATGGCCAGCATTGAATGCTAAGTATATTACATCTCATTTTTCTATTGATAATTATTTCAATAAAGCAAATAGTGGAGTTGGATTTATGGTTTATAAAGACTGGCAAGGAGCAAGTACTATAGCCTCTACCGAAGCAGCTTTTCAATATGCATACGAACTGCACCTCACGCAACAACATTCCTTTCGTGCAGGAATTCAGACAAGTTATGTTTCACGATACATAGATTACTCCGGATTATACTTTCCTGATCAATATGACTCTTACGGATACCTCGGAAAACAAACCAGTCAACCTTTCCAGAATGACCAGGTTCAATACCTGGATTTCAGTTCAGGTGGCATCTTCTACTCTGACCATTACTGGATTGGAGCTACCTATGCACATATGAACAGACCTAATCAATCCTTTTATGGTGAAGACAGCCGACTCCCATATAAACTTGATTTTATAGCAGGTTATCGTTTAGATATTGAAACGAGAAATGTAAATAAAGAGATTAATCAGGGAAGAGACATTTACATCACTCCTACCGCACATTATAAATCCCAGGGCAAATCCGACCAGATAGATCTTGGAGTATACTTTTTATACGATCACTTGATCACCGGACTATGGTATCGGGGAATACCGCTGCTTAAGCATTACAGATGGCAATTGCAAAATAATGAATCGATGGTAATACTTGCTGGGTGGAGAGTAAACGGACTTAGTATAAGTTATAGTTTTGACCATACTGTTTCCAAACTTGCCCCTGCCCATACTGGAGGATCTCATGAACTTAATATAACATATCTTTATGAATTGACCAGAAAACGAAAGAAGATCATAAAGAAAATACCTTGTCCGCATTTCTATCAGTAAATCATAATCAAACGTATAGATTAATAAAAAAAGGTATCTTTATTATTGAAGTAAGAAGCTGAACTTAATCTGACTATTGGTACAGATATCTTTTTTATAAACCATTTTCTTTCATATTATTCATTAGATGTTTTAAAGGTTTAATTTTGTTATTCTCATGAAACTTGCTTATATTCAATATTGGGTTACTTAAAATCTCTTGCATATTATGGCAAAGTGCATTTATGGATAGATCAATAATAACAGCTGCGGCTGGAGGTGATAAAAAAGCTTTCAGAACAATATTTGATTTTTTTGTGCCGAAGCTGAGACCAGTTGCATTAAGATATGCAAGAACGGACTTCGAAGCAGAAGACATTCTGCAGGAAGCATTTGTAAAAATTTATCATAACCTTAACACTTATAAATTTCAGGGCTCCTTTGAAGGCTGGATCAAGCGGATAGTGATCAATACTGCACTAAATCATTATGATAAACATAAAAGAGATTATCAGCTTGATAACATTGAGAAAGTTGAAGAAGAAGACCTTGGAATTGAAGAAGCCAAAGATATTGACGAAATAGAACCATCCTTACTTTTATCAATTTTTCAAAATCTTCCGGACGGATACAGACTTGTCATGAACCTTTACGTATTGGAAGATTATTCTCATAAGGAAATAGCTCAAATGCTGGGAATTTCAGAAGGAAGCTCTCGTTCTCAGTTTTCAAAGGCTCGTAAATACATAAAAAAAGTATTAGCCGGGCTTCGAAATAACAATAAAACCAATCTTCTTAATAAAGATACTACTGTAAGCTAAATGAAAGAGTTTGCAAACAAAGATTCTTTCAAGGATCGAATAAAAAATAAGATGGACGATAGTCCTGTGTACAAAAACCATGAAGAAGAATTATGGTCAAAAATAATAAGTGATATTGAATCAGATGAGGCTAAAGAAAAAAACATAGTTAGAAAAATTCATCCGGCAATTTGGTTGACAGCAGCAGCAGCATTGTTCATAGGCCTCCTGATAAGTATTCTTTATTTAAAAGATAATCAACCGACGACTCCTATATTGGCAAACAAGACCCAGCAAGTAAAGAGAGATTCACCAATAGTCGATAGTATAAAAGATGTTAATAAAATTGGAAATTCTCCTACAGAGGAAAAACTACCCATCAAATCAAATATAACGAATAGAACAGCATCAACAGAAGCTACTTCTCTGATTTCTTCCGAAGAAAAAGTACTTGAATATACTTTACCGGATGGCTCTCAACTCACATTGAATAAAACAGCATCCGTAGCATTAAAGGATAATTTTAAAAACGAAAGAAGTTTATCCATCCAAGGAGAAGTGTATTTCGAAATTGAACCGGATAAATCCAGGCCGTTTACCATCCACTTTGACAAGCATTATCTTCTTGTGGTAGGCACCAAATTCAACATTCGGAATATGAAGGATGAAAATTTCAAAGAAATTTCTGTTACTGAAGGCATTGTTAGAATATATCCCCAAAATATGGGACAAGGAATTGAAGTAAAAGCGGGAGAACAGTTAAAAATTTATGAAGAAGGTGAAACTGAATTAGCTAAGGTTAATCCTGATAATTTTATTTTCTGGAAATTGGGTATCCTGAACTTCAAAAATTCAACAATAGAAGATGTAGCTGAACTCATGTCAAGACAATATAACCAGAAAATATCCATTGCCAAATCAATTTCAAAATGTACCTTTACGGGTGACTTTACTCAGCTTAGCCTGGATGAAGCTATTCAAATCCTAAAAATTACAACATCGTATAAGGTAGAAAAAAGAAAGGATGAGATTTATATTTCTGGAGAAGGTTGTAAATAAATTAAGTACCTTCCTGGCCATTTTTTTTATTTCTTTTGCTGCAGTTTGTCAAAATCATTCTGAGGACACCCAATATCTCAATAAATTGTCCGAATCCACTTTGGAAAGATCGGTTAATTTTTCATGGAACGGAGGCAATTTATCAGATGCTTTGAATAAAATCAATGCGGAAAACTCCATAAAATTTTCATTTTCGAACAGCAGTATTGCTGATATTATGATTTCTCCCTGCAACTATAATGATATAAAACTCTTTGATCTGTTTTCTGTCATATTTAAAAACACAGGGTTTAATTATGTCCTCATCGGGAGAATAGTTGCTGTATACAAAGATGAATCAAACTCACGTGAATCATCGGTACTTTCTGATTCCACTGAGGTAAAAATAACCGAACAAAACGAAAAGCTTAAGCCTATATATTCTTCATCATATTCAACTATGCTTTCCAGGAAAGATAGAATAATTCTTAATCGAATATACAGAAAAGAATTACGATGGTCTGCTCGCTATCACAGGCAGAAGAAATCTATTGATTCGGATACATTAAATAAAAGAGAGAAAAATCCTCCTTCATACAAGCAGGAGAATTTGAGATATTTCGTAGCAATCGACTTAGGTTTACAGAAAAATTATCTGAAATACAAAAGTAATTCTCAGCTTAATTGGAAGGAAGACCTGGACTGGAATAACAGGTCGGAAAACAACATACTTCCAACATTCCTTTTCGGTATATCTATAAAAGGATTTATGTTCGGAACAGGATTAAGAATTCAGAAAGTTACAATTCAGAATTCATTCAGAGACTTAAAAAAAGGACCATCTAAAACACCACCTTCTTCTCCTTCACCCTTTGAAAGCACTAATGTATTTGTTACAGAAAGGTATTCCTTCTTTTCTATTCCGGTTTCTTTTATGTACAGCAAATTCAGGAAGAATCTTTGGGGAGGCATTGGAGGTGGAGTTTGCTTTAATTTTATCAGTGGAAATGAGTCCATGAAAAACAAACTTAAAAAATATTACAACGACTCTACTGGAACAAAGGATTATTCTGACAATTTCAAAAACTTGACAACTTCATTATTCGCAGATA
Coding sequences:
- a CDS encoding T9SS C-terminal target domain-containing protein, yielding MEKTAFPYASFDAYKRIFICVFILIQIKSFAQKDLPGPSPNIQTVPAGSFVIPMDNIYQSIVPAGQAPFNLKAYGLINAFLQNGIPVKWVIKSDKQRDDIDFTGFAERITPGFSAATTIDFRGGPFIVPDTTLPCGETTTEIINAFGNNVVVYKLINNASADVRYTITHRPKIAVFNNGGNQQIHTKILDAAGIGNYDIMDAAHIEELKNCYTFASEPHADDSDVSQAMIDGVRAFVLSGGNFLAQCHAIEAYENKGFYQTTSGVITINTKVNHHYPNSNMSFAQIHGPTTENSGGSVDNWMLKPGSQWRSYTYPVINYLGSDTVTATGAHLIAPSAPGGNVFYIGGHDYSKSGGKNNTTPNLTNLTNVNALRLYLNAALIPSGNTHGVWANAGPASHVLSCKGDVQLGCTQSGPPGSTFLWSPPTGLSCTTCPNPIASPAVTTTYTLKVSNTCIAIDTVRVIVGPKPVAQFSSTVVCAGQATSFTNQSSNSTFWQWHFGDPSSGPNNTSSLKNPSHIFTASGDYTVTLISGTDPSCADTIKKLVTVKSLPDVKVNSDTICQGQSLLLIASGGTSYSWSNGATTASITVKPSVSVNYIVTGTLNGCSSNDTARVTISPSMIPSTETSNVSCFGSTDGSAVVSITGGIPEYSYHWNTNPAQTTAEATGLSAGNYAVIIKDIAGCSAVASVTITEPPVLNATVVTNKATCNSEDGSAVVSVSGGTPSYTYSWNTNPIQTSAQATNLSSGNYIATITDAKGCTTSVPASIEALHLMTLSTTIQNVRCNGGSDGYAEVTPTGGTPFYTYQWNTAPVQNTPQASNLQAGSYTVSVTDANGCTISSTITIEEPSPISVSMQRSNPTCISKGSATVSATGGIPPYSYQWNTVPEQTTVTATALSPGTYTVTVTDIHNCQYFENILLSVPPQPVADFNFNNTCIGNITEFTDNSTVSYGEIISREWNFGNYIAGSRNSSTEKKTDHLYDSTGIFNTQLIVTTDLGCKDTIIKPVEVYPKPIVNFGEFKQGCEAVCVDLKDSSSISNGFIQSWSWDFGDPTSPANTSIIQNPTHCYKQPGSYKVTLKVTSNQGCSNQLTIPDIVKVYKAPTVDLGPDQKICRETEVNAQRILNAGAGRKYLWQPSGDTSQFLFVNAPGTYKVTVTDENNCSATELVNVREVCPPRLFIGNAFSPDSDGINDRYNLYSAHVGKFQMLIFNRWGEIIFESRSPDHHWDGVYRDEPMPVGVYAWIITYEGDSEEYRGPYKLEGSVTVVR
- a CDS encoding FecR family protein; protein product: MKEFANKDSFKDRIKNKMDDSPVYKNHEEELWSKIISDIESDEAKEKNIVRKIHPAIWLTAAAALFIGLLISILYLKDNQPTTPILANKTQQVKRDSPIVDSIKDVNKIGNSPTEEKLPIKSNITNRTASTEATSLISSEEKVLEYTLPDGSQLTLNKTASVALKDNFKNERSLSIQGEVYFEIEPDKSRPFTIHFDKHYLLVVGTKFNIRNMKDENFKEISVTEGIVRIYPQNMGQGIEVKAGEQLKIYEEGETELAKVNPDNFIFWKLGILNFKNSTIEDVAELMSRQYNQKISIAKSISKCTFTGDFTQLSLDEAIQILKITTSYKVEKRKDEIYISGEGCK
- a CDS encoding RNA polymerase sigma factor, which translates into the protein MDRSIITAAAGGDKKAFRTIFDFFVPKLRPVALRYARTDFEAEDILQEAFVKIYHNLNTYKFQGSFEGWIKRIVINTALNHYDKHKRDYQLDNIEKVEEEDLGIEEAKDIDEIEPSLLLSIFQNLPDGYRLVMNLYVLEDYSHKEIAQMLGISEGSSRSQFSKARKYIKKVLAGLRNNNKTNLLNKDTTVS
- a CDS encoding PorP/SprF family type IX secretion system membrane protein produces the protein MILGGSIRSLYILLLCWMFNLNYCSSQDIQYSQFYANVLYLNPAFAGNAHALRGIYHQRVQWPALNAKYITSHFSIDNYFNKANSGVGFMVYKDWQGASTIASTEAAFQYAYELHLTQQHSFRAGIQTSYVSRYIDYSGLYFPDQYDSYGYLGKQTSQPFQNDQVQYLDFSSGGIFYSDHYWIGATYAHMNRPNQSFYGEDSRLPYKLDFIAGYRLDIETRNVNKEINQGRDIYITPTAHYKSQGKSDQIDLGVYFLYDHLITGLWYRGIPLLKHYRWQLQNNESMVILAGWRVNGLSISYSFDHTVSKLAPAHTGGSHELNITYLYELTRKRKKIIKKIPCPHFYQ